From Pseudorasbora parva isolate DD20220531a chromosome 25, ASM2467924v1, whole genome shotgun sequence, one genomic window encodes:
- the LOC137064722 gene encoding uncharacterized protein: MASRKTGIVCAVRGCHNNWYKRKIYLEQECFVHQTRTRAECGCEAPYDLYPPPKNEESLRLWLKALNLKKPPKRPYVCSFHFVHSRPTEDHPIPEKWLGYEVPIKNPRRRVKRLAETDDCHCDEEADPTVPESESPMHKDADTQWEVQALMDHTYTLGEKLKDVCDRETQCGGEEPLAHAILKNETSCVLYTGLSLIAFFDHVKFLEQFYKANFKMYVMDQILMTMMKLKLNLLQGDLAERFAVSQGLVSRILSYWIDTMEEHMRIYIPWLPRETIRSTMPQCFREKFPSTTCIIDCTETILQKPHNLDSRGESYSHYYSSNTIKYLVAIAPCGLVMFISPAYGGRCSDKFITQESGFLEYLRPGDEVMADRGFTIRDLLFERRVNLVLPAFTHKGEQLSDEDVTATRRIANVRIHVERVIRRLKVFKIISQTVPINLAHKMDKILRICAALVNMQGEIIHEDAE, from the exons ATGGCTTCGAGGAAGACCGGGATTGTTTGTGCAGTTAGAGGGTGTCATAATAACTGGTACAAAAGAAAGATTTACTTGGAGCAGGAGTGTTTTGTTCATCAAACGCGTACGAGAGCTGAATGTGGATGCGAGGCGCCCTACGACCTTTACCCCCCGCCGAAGAATGAGGAATCCCTTCGCCTGTGGTTAAAAGCTTTAAATTTGAAGAAACCACCGAAGCGACCGTATGTTTGTTCTTTTCATTTCGTGCACTCGAGACCTACAGAAGACCATCCGATACCAGAAAAGTGGCTGGGCTACGAAGTCCCGATAAAAAATCCAAGGAGACGTGTTAAGAGGTTAGCAGAGACAG ATGACTGCCACTGTGATGAGGAGGCTGACCCGACCGTTCCAGAGTCCGAGTCACCTATGCATAAAGATGCTGACACCCAGTGGGAGGTTCAGGCACTGATGGATCACACCTACACATTAGGAGAAAAGTTGAAAGACGTATGCGACAGAGAAACACAATGTGGTGGAGAAGAACCCCTTGCCCATGCCATCCTGAAAAATGAAACTAGCTGTGTGTTGTACACAGGCCTGTCTCTCATTGCCTTTTTTGATCATGTTAAATTTCTGGAACAGTTCTATAAAGCAAACTTTAAGATGTACGTAATGGATCAAATATTGATGACCATGATGAAACTAAAGTTGAATCTGCTCCAGGGTGATCTTGCAGAACGCTTTGCTGTGTCCCAGGGGTTAGTGAGCAGGATCCTCTCCTACTGGATAGACACAATGGAGGAGCACATGAGAATCTACATTCCATGGCTGCCACGGGAGACAATCCGGAGCACAATGCCTCAGTGCTTCAGGGAGAAGTTCCCCAGCACCACCTGCATCATTGACTGCACTGAGACCATCCTGCAGAAACCACACAACCTTGACTCCAGAGGCGAGTCATACAGCCATTATTATTCTAGCAATACTATAAAGTATTTAGTTGCTATTGCCCCATGTGGGCTTGTTATGTTCATTTCTCCTGCTTATGGAGGCAGGTGTAGTGACAAGTTCATCACTCAGGAGTCTGGCTTCCTGGAGTATCTTCGTCCTGGTGATGAAGTGATGGCAGACAGAGGCTTTACCATCAGAGATCTGCTGTTTGAGAGAAGGGTTAACCTTGTTCTACCAGCGTTCACTCATAAAGGAGAGCAGTTGTCTGATGAGGATGTAACTGCCACAAGAAGGATTGCGAATGTGCGCATACATGTGGAAAGAGTTATCAGGAGGCTCAAAGTGTTTAAAATAATCTCCCAGACTGTACCTATCAACTTGGCacacaaaatggacaaaatcctCAGAATCTGTGCAGCCCTGGTAAACATGCAGGGGGAAATCATCCATGAGGATGCTGAATGA